One Chitinophaga parva DNA segment encodes these proteins:
- a CDS encoding aldo/keto reductase has translation MTTITKMPLGKNGPLVSKLGLGCMRMSSVWGSRASDEKESIATIQQALDNGINFLNTGDFYGAGHNELLVGKAVKGRRDDAFISVKFGAIFHGGQWLGLDLRPIAIKNFINYSLVRLGIDTIDLYQPCRLDNSVPVEDVIGTVADLIKEGKVRYLGVSEITADQLRKAHSVHPVTALEIGYSLADRQIESDLLPTAKELGIGVVAFANTAEGLLTGNMTAPLPAGDYQLHFSRFQGDNLVKNLEKVDVLKQMAKDKGATPTQLAIAWVNAQGDDIMPLVSMSRRSRLPENMQAMDIVFTPEEMQALNTTFAPGAILGGTYLQR, from the coding sequence ATGACAACGATCACCAAAATGCCCTTAGGCAAGAACGGTCCCCTGGTATCCAAGCTGGGATTAGGTTGTATGCGCATGTCCTCTGTGTGGGGCAGCCGCGCCAGTGACGAAAAAGAAAGTATAGCCACCATACAGCAGGCGCTGGACAACGGGATTAATTTCCTGAACACCGGCGATTTTTACGGCGCCGGCCACAATGAACTGCTGGTAGGCAAAGCCGTGAAAGGCAGGCGGGACGATGCTTTCATCAGCGTAAAATTTGGCGCCATCTTTCACGGCGGGCAGTGGCTGGGACTGGACCTGCGGCCCATTGCCATCAAAAATTTCATTAACTATTCGCTCGTGCGCCTGGGCATTGATACCATTGACCTGTACCAGCCCTGCCGGCTCGATAACAGCGTGCCTGTAGAAGATGTGATCGGCACCGTGGCAGACCTGATCAAAGAAGGCAAGGTGCGTTACCTGGGTGTGTCTGAGATCACAGCAGACCAGCTCCGCAAAGCGCACAGCGTGCATCCTGTAACCGCGCTGGAAATAGGCTACTCCCTGGCAGACCGCCAGATTGAAAGTGATCTGCTACCCACGGCAAAAGAACTGGGCATAGGCGTGGTGGCTTTTGCCAACACCGCGGAAGGCCTGCTCACCGGCAATATGACCGCGCCACTTCCTGCCGGCGATTATCAACTTCATTTTTCCCGCTTCCAGGGCGACAACCTGGTAAAGAACCTGGAAAAAGTGGACGTGCTGAAGCAAATGGCCAAAGACAAAGGCGCCACGCCTACCCAACTGGCCATTGCCTGGGTAAATGCGCAGGGAGATGATATCATGCCGCTGGTAAGCATGAGCCGCAGATCACGGCTGCCGGAAAACATGCAGGCCATGGACATCGTGTTTACACCGGAAGAAATGCAGGCGCTGAACACCACCTTTGCTCCCGGCGCCATCCTGGGCGGCACTTACCTGCAACGCTAA
- a CDS encoding glycosyltransferase family 9 protein — MQLKQLRKIAVFRALQLGDMLCAIPALRALRHTYPDAHITLVSLPWATWLRERFPQYIDELVVFPGYPGLPEQAVDADLSIHFLRYMWGQHYDLALQMQGNGSVVNPMVELWSARYTAGFYRREDYQPGPLFLEYPEGLHEIERLLALVQYLGITETDTRLEFPISLKDQASLQALQLPVPEHYVCIHPGSRDAKRQWPAAYFARLGDQCAQAGLQVLLTGTAGEAPLTRAVMNAMTFPAIDLAGHTDLGQMGALLKNAFVLIANCTGVSHIAAALETPSLIISMGGEPGRWVPLNRQLHTTIDWTTTPDFNLVEQALMEILQKDNSF, encoded by the coding sequence ATGCAACTTAAACAACTGAGGAAAATAGCGGTGTTCCGGGCACTTCAGCTCGGGGACATGCTCTGCGCCATCCCTGCTTTGCGCGCCCTGCGCCATACTTATCCCGATGCACACATTACCCTGGTAAGCCTGCCCTGGGCCACCTGGTTGCGGGAACGCTTTCCGCAATACATTGATGAACTGGTGGTATTCCCCGGCTATCCCGGCCTGCCGGAACAGGCGGTGGATGCAGACCTTTCCATCCATTTCCTGCGCTACATGTGGGGGCAGCACTACGACCTGGCGCTGCAGATGCAGGGCAACGGCTCCGTGGTAAACCCCATGGTGGAGCTTTGGAGTGCCCGCTACACAGCCGGTTTTTACCGGAGGGAAGACTACCAACCCGGGCCGCTTTTCCTGGAATATCCGGAAGGGCTGCATGAAATAGAAAGGCTCCTGGCCCTGGTGCAATACCTGGGTATAACGGAAACGGATACACGCCTTGAATTTCCCATCTCGCTAAAAGACCAAGCCAGCCTGCAGGCCCTCCAGCTGCCTGTTCCAGAACATTATGTATGCATACACCCCGGTAGCCGGGACGCTAAAAGACAATGGCCTGCAGCTTACTTTGCCCGTCTGGGGGACCAGTGTGCCCAGGCAGGGCTGCAGGTGCTGCTTACCGGCACGGCCGGCGAAGCCCCACTGACCAGGGCGGTCATGAATGCCATGACCTTCCCGGCCATAGACCTGGCAGGCCATACGGACCTGGGGCAAATGGGCGCCTTGCTGAAAAACGCTTTTGTACTCATTGCTAATTGCACGGGCGTATCACACATAGCAGCAGCGTTGGAAACCCCCAGCCTCATCATCAGCATGGGTGGAGAGCCCGGCCGGTGGGTGCCGCTTAACCGGCAGTTGCATACCACTATAGACTGGACCACCACGCCAGATTTTAACCTGGTGGAGCAAGCGCTGATGGAAATCTTACAAAAGGACAATTCATTCTAA